A stretch of Klebsiella sp. RIT-PI-d DNA encodes these proteins:
- a CDS encoding helix-turn-helix domain-containing protein: protein MIRCHLARLMGEHKMRIADVVRETGLSRNTITLLYKETAQKVDLDTLERLCVLFDCEIHDLLQKVPASQNRTEKN, encoded by the coding sequence ATGATCCGCTGCCATCTTGCTCGGCTCATGGGCGAACATAAGATGCGAATAGCTGATGTTGTCAGGGAAACTGGCCTGAGTCGCAACACTATCACTTTGCTTTACAAAGAGACGGCTCAGAAGGTGGACCTGGATACATTAGAAAGGCTTTGCGTGCTTTTTGACTGTGAAATACACGATTTACTGCAAAAGGTTCCTGCTTCGCAGAATCGTACAGAGAAAAATTAA
- a CDS encoding type I restriction-modification system subunit M, with protein MTLINLKDLEAHLWHAAHIITGPIDASDYKTYIFPILFFKRICDVYDEEFADAMEKVEDAELAKGKMFHRIQIPENCHWRDVFAETKYIGQALKDSFRGIELANPKLHGIFGDASWTNKERLSDELLATLLNHFNKVNLGVASVRDDDMGRAYEYLIKRFADKANKKAGEFYTPRTIVRLMVNILDPKAGESVYDPACGTGGMLLETIHHVKESGGDPRLLKIKGQEKNLTTEAIARMNLFLHGQEDFDIVRGDTLREPKFLQSDRLETFDCVVANPPFSLKEWGYDLWSNDPYGRKQYGLAPKTNGDFAWVQHMFASLNDNGRMAVVLPHGVLFRGGAEGVIRTKLLQENRIVAIIGVASNLFYGTGIPACILVLRKSRPAAHKDHVLIINAEEIYTKGRAQNTLSNKQADDIYQIYHDQAQQGPDAKEIEGVARWVPMKDIEENGFNLNIARYVQKPLEEETITVEEALKDFQRKLADLEKAEEELETLFIKEGFEV; from the coding sequence ATGACACTGATTAACCTAAAGGATCTCGAGGCCCATCTTTGGCATGCAGCCCATATTATCACTGGGCCTATTGATGCGTCAGATTACAAAACGTACATATTCCCAATCCTATTCTTCAAACGCATTTGTGATGTATATGACGAAGAATTTGCCGATGCGATGGAGAAGGTTGAGGATGCAGAGCTTGCCAAGGGGAAGATGTTTCACCGCATTCAGATACCAGAGAATTGCCACTGGCGCGATGTTTTCGCGGAGACCAAATACATTGGCCAAGCCTTAAAAGACTCCTTCCGTGGTATAGAACTGGCAAACCCTAAACTGCACGGCATTTTTGGCGATGCCAGCTGGACCAATAAAGAACGCCTTTCAGATGAGTTACTGGCTACGCTACTTAATCACTTCAATAAGGTGAACTTGGGTGTTGCAAGTGTTCGTGACGATGATATGGGCCGCGCATACGAGTATCTAATCAAACGTTTTGCAGACAAAGCCAACAAAAAAGCTGGTGAATTCTACACCCCACGTACCATTGTTCGTTTAATGGTCAATATTCTGGATCCAAAAGCTGGTGAGAGCGTTTACGATCCTGCTTGCGGTACTGGCGGGATGCTGCTTGAAACCATTCACCATGTAAAAGAAAGCGGTGGCGATCCGCGCTTGCTAAAAATCAAAGGTCAGGAAAAGAACCTGACTACAGAAGCTATTGCGCGTATGAATCTCTTCCTGCACGGGCAGGAAGATTTCGATATTGTTCGCGGGGATACGCTGCGTGAACCTAAGTTTTTACAAAGTGACCGTTTAGAAACCTTCGACTGCGTTGTTGCCAACCCACCATTTAGCTTGAAGGAATGGGGATACGATCTGTGGTCGAACGATCCCTATGGCCGTAAGCAATATGGTCTGGCGCCTAAAACAAATGGTGATTTTGCCTGGGTGCAGCATATGTTTGCTTCACTTAACGACAATGGACGTATGGCTGTCGTATTGCCTCACGGTGTGCTGTTTCGCGGCGGAGCTGAGGGGGTAATTCGAACCAAATTGCTGCAAGAAAATCGCATTGTGGCGATTATTGGTGTCGCTTCCAATCTATTCTATGGCACTGGTATTCCTGCGTGTATTTTGGTGCTGCGCAAATCACGGCCGGCAGCGCATAAAGATCATGTATTGATCATCAATGCTGAAGAAATTTATACCAAGGGGCGTGCGCAGAATACGCTGTCCAACAAGCAGGCCGATGACATATACCAAATCTATCATGACCAGGCGCAACAGGGGCCAGATGCAAAAGAAATTGAAGGCGTTGCGCGCTGGGTTCCTATGAAGGATATTGAAGAAAATGGCTTCAATCTAAATATTGCTCGTTATGTGCAAAAGCCACTCGAAGAAGAAACCATCACTGTGGAAGAAGCGCTCAAAGATTTTCAACGGAAGCTGGCTGATCTGGAAAAAGCAGAAGAGGAGCTGGAAACCCTGTTTATCAAAGAAGGGTTTGAGGTATGA
- a CDS encoding type I restriction-modification system subunit M: MSNKKLEELLWGAAEFLRGQIDASDYKQYVFPLLFYKRLSDVYLEEYNEALELHEGDAEYAAMPMFHRFNIPSEAAWEKVRNTSKNIGEAIQNALRLIEANNPRLHGVFGDAQWTNKERLPEHLLADLIEHFSKIPLGIKSVAQDDLGEAYEYLIKKFADDSGHTAAEFYTNRTVVHLMTRIMGLKPGETAYDPTCGTGGMLLNAVMDLRARGEEWRSVHLYGQEVNLLTSAIARMNMFLHDIEEFDVLRGDTLAEPKFIENDRLKQFDVIFANPPYSIKKWNRDKFAADPYGRNLYGVPPQGCADYAFYTHIIKSLKPDTGRAAMLWPHGVLFRDSEQSIRKQVIESDIIEAVIGLGPNLFYNSPMESCVIILNQNKKNKGSIRLVNCRDELSRSKNFSFLSEINIEKIIKLCTSREKEKQARDVNLDEVAKNQYSLNLALYFIFKESKATTTQDAVEKYLASRVKTRNYVTDALSGISSIGYEVNI; the protein is encoded by the coding sequence ATGAGTAATAAAAAGCTGGAAGAGCTGCTCTGGGGAGCCGCCGAATTTCTTCGTGGCCAAATTGACGCATCAGACTACAAGCAGTATGTCTTTCCCTTGCTGTTTTATAAACGCCTGTCAGATGTTTATCTGGAAGAATATAACGAAGCACTGGAACTCCATGAAGGTGATGCAGAATATGCCGCCATGCCGATGTTTCACCGTTTCAACATTCCCTCTGAGGCAGCTTGGGAAAAGGTCCGTAATACCAGTAAAAACATTGGTGAAGCTATCCAGAATGCGCTTCGACTAATCGAAGCCAATAACCCGCGTTTACATGGCGTCTTCGGTGATGCACAGTGGACCAATAAAGAGCGCCTGCCCGAGCATCTGCTGGCTGATCTTATCGAGCATTTCAGTAAAATTCCTCTTGGCATTAAATCTGTCGCCCAGGATGATCTTGGTGAAGCCTACGAATACCTGATTAAAAAGTTCGCTGATGACTCCGGTCATACGGCAGCAGAGTTTTATACCAATCGAACAGTCGTGCATTTAATGACGCGCATTATGGGCTTAAAACCGGGTGAAACCGCCTATGATCCGACATGCGGTACTGGCGGGATGTTGCTAAATGCAGTGATGGATCTTCGTGCAAGGGGGGAAGAGTGGCGCTCTGTGCACCTTTATGGCCAGGAAGTGAACCTGCTGACTTCCGCTATCGCCCGTATGAATATGTTTCTGCACGATATTGAAGAGTTTGATGTGCTGCGTGGTGATACTTTGGCTGAGCCAAAGTTTATTGAAAACGATCGTCTCAAGCAGTTTGATGTGATTTTTGCCAACCCGCCGTACTCCATCAAAAAATGGAATCGTGACAAATTTGCTGCTGATCCATATGGGCGTAATCTCTATGGCGTGCCTCCACAAGGTTGTGCTGATTATGCGTTTTACACCCATATTATCAAAAGCCTGAAGCCTGATACCGGTCGCGCTGCCATGCTCTGGCCGCACGGTGTGCTGTTCCGCGATTCAGAGCAATCCATACGTAAACAGGTCATTGAATCGGACATTATTGAAGCGGTGATTGGTTTAGGGCCTAATCTTTTCTACAATTCACCGATGGAGTCTTGCGTAATTATTTTAAATCAGAATAAGAAAAATAAAGGGAGTATTCGCTTAGTAAATTGTAGGGATGAGTTGTCTAGAAGCAAGAATTTTAGCTTTCTATCCGAAATAAACATAGAAAAAATTATTAAGCTATGTACAAGTAGAGAAAAAGAAAAGCAAGCAAGAGATGTTAACTTAGATGAAGTTGCAAAGAATCAGTACAGCTTGAATTTGGCGTTATACTTTATTTTTAAAGAGTCAAAGGCTACGACTACACAAGACGCAGTTGAAAAATATCTCGCTTCAAGAGTTAAAACAAGAAACTATGTCACAGATGCCTTATCGGGTATTTCTTCGATTGGCTATGAGGTAAATATTTAA
- a CDS encoding restriction endonuclease subunit S, with the protein MIKLQQVLFEQPRKITHPVAKHVKYCVRGEDFDTDYLFFRRKTPLSEAGPTFHRHFKPGEILYMTRNPRLRKVAQPDFEGVAANTTLVLDEEVNAILIPGIVKYILSSDKFHEYAKSVQVGSTNPFTKWKDLKEFEFSPPSQKRQKELLKLLEKIEQNLKYLESYTESLFNLERIISYDFFKSYSTGYSPIDTIMESQPESGYSPNEHWEDTGKYVLNLSCLSKSGFTKSRLKPVVDKDFVKNLVLSKGDFLISRANTFDLVGLCGIFNEQREDVIFPDTMWRLKFKPDVNKELVLNYLLSPQGRCSIQRLAAGTSGSMKKINKKGFSSIKIPIIEKNEGCKYCSVVRNIRLAFDESCLKKENLIQIRKNITEELVG; encoded by the coding sequence ATGATAAAGCTTCAACAGGTTTTGTTTGAGCAGCCTAGGAAAATCACCCACCCTGTTGCAAAACATGTAAAATATTGTGTGAGAGGAGAAGATTTTGACACTGATTATCTTTTTTTTAGGAGGAAAACTCCACTAAGTGAGGCTGGCCCCACCTTTCATAGACATTTCAAGCCTGGTGAAATTCTTTACATGACCAGAAATCCAAGGCTAAGAAAAGTTGCACAACCCGACTTTGAAGGTGTTGCTGCTAATACAACACTTGTACTTGATGAAGAAGTAAATGCAATACTAATACCTGGAATTGTAAAATATATACTTAGCTCAGATAAATTCCATGAATATGCTAAATCCGTCCAGGTAGGGTCAACTAATCCTTTTACTAAGTGGAAGGATTTGAAAGAGTTTGAGTTTTCTCCTCCTTCACAAAAACGGCAAAAAGAGTTATTGAAATTACTAGAAAAAATTGAGCAAAATTTAAAGTACTTGGAGTCTTATACAGAGAGTCTATTTAATCTTGAACGGATTATATCTTATGATTTTTTCAAATCATATTCAACTGGCTATTCACCTATTGATACTATAATGGAATCGCAGCCCGAAAGTGGTTATTCACCTAATGAGCATTGGGAAGATACTGGGAAATATGTTTTGAATTTAAGCTGCTTATCTAAGTCGGGCTTCACAAAATCTAGGTTGAAGCCTGTAGTTGACAAGGATTTTGTTAAAAATTTAGTTTTGTCAAAAGGTGATTTTTTGATCTCAAGAGCCAATACGTTTGATCTAGTAGGGCTCTGTGGAATTTTTAATGAACAACGTGAGGATGTAATATTTCCCGATACAATGTGGAGGCTGAAATTTAAACCAGATGTCAATAAAGAACTAGTATTAAATTACTTGCTATCTCCACAAGGGCGGTGTTCTATTCAAAGGTTAGCTGCAGGTACTAGCGGCAGCATGAAAAAAATAAATAAAAAAGGTTTTTCTTCCATAAAGATACCTATAATTGAAAAAAATGAAGGGTGCAAGTATTGCAGCGTAGTCAGAAATATCCGTCTCGCTTTCGATGAGTCTTGTTTAAAAAAAGAAAACTTGATTCAAATAAGGAAAAATATAACTGAGGAGCTAGTTGGTTAA
- a CDS encoding type I restriction endonuclease subunit R, with translation MFNEQTVTENGIIDRLKGLSGIRWIYCHGENLPKQAQDIFVDEWVKDALCSLNPDIDRQPDYADEVIYKLRGVVLEARHTGLVKANENFQEWLMADKTLPFGENGDHITINLIDFDNIENNHFVVAQQVHYIAATEVYFDIVLYVNGIPLVVGEVKTATRPSVTWQDGAADFMGGKKYYWKNVESYFVPNLLCFASEGKTFAYGAINARVKDWGPWHNTELRDEILPGLASVLNSCESLLHPQTLLQLLESFALFSTVKMGKNTSPKRVKILPRYPQFEAAKQIVERVRRGYPKKGLIWHFQGSGKSLLMLYAAKMLRADNALKNPTVLIVVDRRDLDSQINETFGGADVKNLIKVQSCKKLGEYIEQDSRGILITTIFKFKDIDIDDSNPNGLNNRDNIIVLVDEAHRTQEGGLGEKMRWALPNAHFYGLTGTPISGIDRNTFKLFGAEEDPGRYMSRYSYKQSIRDGATNPVKFEPRLAELRVDRDAINDEFEQLATDNNLNEEEKAALSRRAGKLAIMLKSPRRMAAVSNDIVEHFTSHVMPKKMKGMVVVYDREACVQMYYLLGEKLGFDAVEVVMNVDQAPVKVEEGGKKDKLNKDWLKWHDELKLPVKEVDFERWQHIDAEEQVQKDLIECFKDPVHPLQLIIVTAKLLTGFDAPICYCMYLDKPLRAHTLLQAMCRTNRLYETDDVRKDMGLIIDYLGVFENLRTALAYNPEEIEGVVEGIEAFKELLPLQLNKCLSFFPSVDRSIEGFEGIMAAQECLPTNEKRDEFAASFGVLSKLWSAINPDPFLAPYRQDYKWLAQIYESVRPVGQTGALVWAALGPETIKMIHEHTDINRIRDDIDELIMDEHAIFTLTAKEQEQRAKRLEIDLMGRLRGSHDPKFVALGERLEKLRQDYEAGVIKAIDWLKGLLDAAKDTVQAERETGEHPVTEADNKQALTKLFLETRPETTPKLIGDVVEQIDKIVKATRFDGWQNSNSGPREIQKALLLTLAQFGLGKDKELFRKAYGYIEGHY, from the coding sequence ATGTTTAACGAACAAACCGTCACAGAAAATGGAATTATCGACCGTTTAAAAGGTTTAAGCGGGATCAGGTGGATATACTGCCACGGTGAAAATTTGCCTAAACAAGCGCAGGATATTTTCGTTGATGAGTGGGTAAAAGACGCTCTTTGTTCGTTAAACCCTGATATCGACAGGCAGCCAGATTACGCCGATGAAGTCATCTATAAGCTGCGTGGTGTGGTGTTGGAAGCCCGCCATACCGGTTTAGTAAAGGCCAATGAAAACTTCCAGGAATGGTTGATGGCCGACAAAACCTTGCCGTTTGGCGAGAATGGCGACCATATTACCATCAATCTGATTGATTTTGACAATATAGAAAATAATCACTTTGTGGTGGCACAGCAGGTCCACTATATCGCGGCCACTGAAGTCTATTTTGATATTGTCCTTTATGTGAACGGCATACCACTAGTAGTAGGCGAAGTTAAAACTGCAACGCGGCCCAGCGTGACCTGGCAAGACGGTGCCGCCGACTTCATGGGTGGCAAAAAGTACTATTGGAAAAATGTTGAATCTTACTTTGTCCCTAACTTGCTGTGTTTTGCCAGCGAAGGTAAAACCTTTGCCTATGGTGCCATTAATGCCCGAGTTAAAGACTGGGGGCCCTGGCATAATACTGAGCTTCGTGACGAGATTCTGCCGGGATTGGCTTCGGTACTCAACAGTTGCGAGAGTTTGTTACATCCACAGACCTTATTGCAGCTACTGGAATCTTTTGCATTATTTTCAACCGTCAAAATGGGCAAAAATACTTCACCTAAACGCGTTAAAATCCTGCCGCGTTATCCGCAATTTGAAGCAGCAAAACAAATTGTTGAGCGTGTTCGTAGAGGCTATCCAAAAAAAGGTCTGATTTGGCATTTTCAGGGATCGGGGAAATCCTTGCTGATGCTTTACGCCGCCAAAATGCTGCGTGCCGACAATGCGTTAAAAAACCCGACGGTACTCATTGTTGTGGACCGGAGGGATCTGGACAGTCAAATTAATGAAACTTTTGGTGGGGCCGACGTTAAGAATCTGATTAAAGTGCAAAGTTGTAAAAAACTTGGCGAATACATTGAGCAAGACAGCCGTGGCATTTTAATCACCACCATCTTTAAATTTAAAGATATCGACATTGACGATAGCAACCCCAATGGCCTGAACAACCGTGACAACATCATTGTATTGGTTGACGAAGCTCACCGTACCCAAGAAGGTGGGTTAGGCGAGAAAATGCGCTGGGCGTTGCCCAATGCCCACTTCTATGGCCTGACTGGCACACCGATTTCTGGCATTGATCGTAATACATTCAAATTGTTCGGTGCCGAAGAAGATCCAGGTCGCTATATGAGTCGCTATAGCTATAAGCAGTCGATCCGTGATGGCGCGACTAACCCGGTGAAGTTCGAACCTCGGCTGGCTGAGCTCCGAGTGGATCGTGATGCCATCAATGATGAGTTCGAGCAACTTGCCACTGATAATAATTTAAATGAAGAAGAAAAAGCAGCATTGTCCAGACGTGCCGGCAAGCTGGCAATTATGCTGAAATCTCCCAGACGTATGGCTGCGGTGAGTAATGACATTGTTGAGCATTTTACCAGCCATGTTATGCCGAAAAAGATGAAAGGCATGGTTGTGGTATACGATCGCGAAGCCTGCGTGCAGATGTATTATTTGCTTGGTGAAAAGCTCGGTTTTGATGCAGTTGAAGTGGTTATGAACGTTGACCAGGCTCCGGTTAAAGTAGAAGAGGGCGGCAAAAAAGATAAGCTCAACAAGGACTGGCTTAAATGGCATGATGAGTTGAAGCTGCCTGTTAAAGAAGTCGATTTCGAACGCTGGCAGCACATTGATGCGGAAGAGCAGGTACAGAAGGATCTGATTGAATGCTTTAAAGATCCTGTGCATCCGTTACAGCTTATCATCGTTACCGCCAAGCTGCTTACGGGCTTTGATGCGCCAATTTGCTACTGCATGTACCTCGATAAGCCTCTACGTGCTCATACTCTTCTTCAGGCCATGTGCCGAACCAACCGGTTGTATGAAACCGATGATGTACGCAAGGACATGGGATTAATTATCGACTACCTCGGCGTTTTCGAAAATCTGCGTACCGCTCTGGCCTACAACCCTGAAGAAATTGAAGGGGTTGTAGAGGGAATCGAGGCATTTAAAGAGTTATTGCCGTTACAACTGAATAAATGTCTGTCCTTCTTCCCTAGTGTGGATCGGTCCATAGAAGGTTTTGAAGGCATTATGGCTGCGCAGGAATGCCTGCCAACCAACGAAAAACGCGATGAATTTGCTGCCAGTTTTGGGGTGTTATCCAAGTTATGGTCGGCTATCAACCCTGATCCTTTTTTGGCCCCTTATCGTCAGGACTATAAATGGCTGGCGCAAATTTATGAATCGGTGCGTCCGGTGGGGCAGACAGGTGCGCTTGTTTGGGCTGCCCTTGGCCCCGAAACAATTAAGATGATTCATGAGCATACCGATATCAACCGTATTCGTGATGATATTGACGAGTTGATCATGGACGAGCACGCTATTTTTACCCTGACCGCTAAAGAACAGGAACAACGCGCCAAACGCCTGGAGATTGATCTTATGGGGCGTTTGCGCGGCAGTCATGATCCTAAATTTGTGGCTTTGGGTGAACGCCTTGAAAAACTTCGTCAGGATTATGAAGCTGGTGTTATCAAGGCTATCGACTGGTTGAAAGGTCTATTGGATGCTGCGAAAGATACAGTACAAGCCGAACGCGAAACGGGTGAGCACCCAGTAACTGAAGCTGATAATAAACAGGCGTTGACCAAGCTTTTCTTGGAAACACGCCCAGAAACTACCCCTAAGTTAATCGGTGATGTTGTAGAGCAAATTGATAAAATCGTGAAAGCTACCCGCTTTGATGGCTGGCAAAATTCCAACAGTGGCCCACGTGAAATCCAAAAGGCGCTTTTGTTGACTCTGGCTCAGTTTGGACTAGGGAAAGATAAAGAGTTGTTCCGGAAAGCGTATGGGTACATTGAGGGACATTATTGA
- a CDS encoding HipA family kinase, protein MARLKIGRLLPGFRSVGIGSRRPVRGTALIDNEEFTVIAKSIPDRELAIELVCSCIGREIGLPIPEPVLLLNADGKWHFGSIDLGHPNLQQVAVCDDAAIIAKLERWPGLVRAACFDEWIANPDRGDENLLFDGNGFILIDHGLAIPQGMSSSDWTDDYYSNQLLDVVNGGCQGSSTEKTARAQEMMEWSANVEGFSSIYGPDAFPEYIEPKYRETLSDFLTARIESLSSELYRKLNPEQGALNLND, encoded by the coding sequence ATGGCACGATTAAAAATAGGGCGATTATTGCCGGGTTTTAGGTCGGTGGGGATAGGTTCAAGACGCCCTGTTAGAGGGACTGCACTAATTGATAATGAAGAGTTCACAGTCATTGCAAAAAGTATTCCTGACCGTGAATTAGCAATTGAACTGGTTTGCTCTTGCATTGGTAGAGAAATCGGCCTGCCGATTCCTGAACCGGTTCTACTACTTAACGCTGATGGAAAATGGCATTTTGGCAGCATAGACCTCGGGCATCCAAACCTACAACAAGTGGCAGTTTGTGATGATGCAGCCATAATCGCCAAGCTTGAAAGATGGCCTGGTTTAGTTAGAGCTGCGTGCTTTGATGAGTGGATAGCCAACCCTGATAGAGGGGATGAAAATTTACTCTTTGATGGTAATGGATTCATTTTGATTGACCATGGCTTAGCAATTCCTCAGGGGATGAGTTCTAGCGATTGGACAGACGATTATTATTCTAATCAATTACTTGATGTAGTAAATGGAGGGTGCCAAGGCTCTAGCACAGAGAAGACGGCTAGAGCTCAAGAGATGATGGAGTGGTCCGCTAATGTAGAAGGCTTTAGTTCAATCTATGGTCCTGATGCATTTCCGGAATACATTGAGCCCAAGTATAGAGAAACTCTGTCTGATTTTCTTACAGCTCGGATTGAGAGTTTAAGTAGTGAGCTATATCGTAAATTGAATCCTGAACAAGGGGCGTTGAACTTAAATGATTAA
- a CDS encoding anti-phage dCTP deaminase: MSNVVNALDINASKHAVRGDVRNGQDVLRELRTNEVFVAIVGPAGAGAGTAAKILSAFFKENDYQAEIIKASTLIRQEAEKAGLAVPAQGSRKSLDNVKIMQDRGDELRKGELYGRQEDHSAVARLVLGNISECRAKLQGNEFNGEPVVPNGLPRVFIIDSLRHPEEVSLFRELYQDSFSLIGIVCDPIQREERIRKNLFDRSEIGKASVKTQVREFLNRDENAEEKYGQHVSDTFYEADFFVDNTQDANEDLTITGMNDHLRRFVNLITQKSVISPTISETAMHHARSSQMRSACLSRQVGAALVSSAGNIVATGANDVPKAGGGIYGNSFSLNAVNDHRCAFRETKYCSSNKEQNNIIEELINAFPILVSGQDKDEIIKQVRKTRLGGLIEFSRAVHAEMDAILSASISGVSPKGCRMYVTTYPCHYCARHIIAAGIDEVQFIEPYPKSKATELHNDAIAVNSLDWLPPSEGGTHVLFRPFVGVAPRLYRRVFLKVRDYKNKITGDFSLGTPAWGRPSEAYKEPYSSMEIKLSWQGGKND, translated from the coding sequence ATGAGCAATGTTGTTAACGCTTTAGATATTAATGCGAGTAAGCATGCTGTTCGTGGAGACGTCAGGAATGGGCAAGACGTACTTCGTGAGCTCCGGACCAATGAAGTATTTGTAGCTATCGTTGGACCTGCTGGCGCTGGTGCTGGAACTGCGGCTAAAATTCTGAGTGCATTTTTCAAAGAAAATGATTATCAGGCTGAAATTATAAAAGCGAGCACCCTGATACGGCAGGAAGCAGAAAAAGCAGGTCTAGCAGTACCTGCTCAAGGAAGCCGTAAGTCATTGGATAATGTCAAAATAATGCAAGATAGAGGTGATGAGTTAAGAAAAGGAGAACTCTATGGTCGACAAGAAGATCACTCTGCCGTTGCCCGGCTGGTATTAGGAAATATCAGCGAATGCCGAGCGAAGTTACAAGGTAATGAGTTTAATGGTGAACCTGTTGTTCCTAATGGTTTACCACGAGTATTTATTATCGACTCACTAAGACATCCAGAAGAAGTGTCTTTGTTTAGAGAACTTTATCAAGATTCATTTTCCTTGATAGGAATTGTTTGCGATCCAATTCAAAGAGAAGAACGCATACGGAAAAATTTATTTGATCGCTCTGAGATTGGAAAAGCATCTGTTAAGACGCAAGTTAGAGAATTTTTAAACCGTGATGAAAATGCAGAAGAAAAATATGGTCAGCATGTTTCAGATACTTTTTATGAGGCTGATTTTTTTGTTGATAACACTCAAGATGCAAATGAAGATTTGACAATTACAGGCATGAATGATCATTTGCGTCGATTCGTAAATCTTATTACGCAAAAATCTGTTATTAGCCCCACAATCTCAGAAACTGCAATGCACCATGCTCGCTCTTCCCAAATGAGAAGTGCGTGCCTTTCACGCCAAGTAGGTGCTGCATTAGTTAGTTCGGCTGGAAATATTGTAGCAACAGGAGCAAATGATGTCCCTAAAGCTGGTGGCGGTATTTATGGAAATTCTTTCTCGCTGAATGCAGTCAATGACCACCGTTGTGCTTTCCGAGAAACAAAGTATTGTAGTAGCAACAAAGAACAAAATAATATAATTGAAGAATTGATTAATGCTTTCCCTATTTTGGTGAGTGGGCAAGATAAAGACGAGATAATAAAACAGGTTAGAAAAACGAGGCTTGGTGGTTTAATTGAGTTTAGCCGAGCTGTTCATGCTGAAATGGATGCAATACTTTCTGCATCAATTTCAGGAGTGTCTCCAAAAGGTTGCCGGATGTATGTCACAACGTACCCTTGTCACTATTGTGCAAGACATATCATCGCCGCAGGAATTGACGAAGTTCAATTTATAGAGCCTTACCCTAAAAGCAAAGCGACCGAACTCCATAATGATGCAATAGCTGTGAATTCTCTAGATTGGCTTCCACCATCTGAAGGGGGAACTCATGTTCTTTTTCGACCATTCGTTGGCGTAGCGCCAAGATTATACAGACGTGTATTTTTAAAAGTTAGAGATTATAAAAATAAAATTACTGGTGATTTCTCGCTAGGAACACCCGCTTGGGGCAGACCATCTGAAGCATACAAAGAACCTTATTCGTCAATGGAGATAAAACTCTCTTGGCAAGGGGGAAAGAATGATTAA